In the genome of Rhizobium rhizogenes, one region contains:
- the rnd gene encoding ribonuclease D — translation MIETTAALAEACTELAKSEFITIDTEFLRETTFWPELCLVQMASPTLEVLVDPLAKGLDLTPLFELMANPAVVKVFHAARQDIEIIYHLGGLIPHPIFDTQVAAMVCGFGDSISYDQLVQKIKNVQIDKSSRFTDWSRRPLTEKQLDYALADVTHLRDVYLSLKSQLEREGRSLWLTEEMDILESRDTYDMHPDDAWLRLKSRLRKPTELAILKFVAAWREREARSRNVPRSRVLKDDAIFEIAQQQPKDAEALSRLRTIPKGWERSASGTAIVETVNAALALPKEEMPKAPRHSHAPEGSGAAVELLKVLLKLTADKHGVAAKVIANSDDLDKIAAEGENATVAALTGWRRELFGDVALKLINGEVALRFAGKKVEAVEVSGS, via the coding sequence ATGATTGAAACGACTGCCGCCCTCGCCGAGGCCTGCACGGAACTGGCGAAATCGGAATTCATCACCATCGACACCGAGTTTCTGCGCGAAACGACCTTCTGGCCGGAGCTTTGTCTCGTGCAGATGGCAAGCCCGACGCTTGAAGTGCTGGTCGATCCGCTCGCCAAGGGTCTCGATCTCACCCCGCTGTTCGAGCTGATGGCCAATCCTGCCGTCGTGAAGGTTTTCCACGCCGCGCGGCAGGATATCGAAATCATCTATCATCTCGGCGGGCTCATTCCGCACCCGATCTTCGACACGCAGGTTGCTGCCATGGTCTGCGGTTTCGGCGATTCGATCTCCTACGACCAGCTGGTGCAGAAGATCAAGAACGTGCAGATCGACAAATCCTCGCGTTTCACCGACTGGAGCCGCCGCCCGCTGACCGAAAAGCAGCTGGACTACGCGCTGGCCGACGTGACCCATCTGCGCGATGTCTATCTCTCGCTGAAGTCGCAGCTCGAGCGCGAAGGCCGCTCGCTGTGGCTGACCGAAGAGATGGATATTCTGGAATCGCGCGATACCTATGACATGCACCCGGACGATGCGTGGCTGCGGCTGAAGTCGCGTCTGCGCAAGCCGACGGAACTCGCCATTCTCAAATTCGTCGCCGCCTGGCGCGAGCGGGAGGCGCGGTCGCGCAACGTGCCGCGCTCACGTGTCCTGAAGGACGATGCGATCTTCGAAATCGCCCAGCAGCAGCCGAAGGACGCCGAGGCGCTGTCGCGGCTTCGCACCATTCCGAAGGGTTGGGAGCGCTCCGCCTCCGGCACCGCCATCGTCGAAACGGTGAATGCGGCGCTGGCATTGCCGAAAGAGGAAATGCCCAAGGCGCCACGCCACAGCCATGCGCCGGAAGGCTCCGGCGCTGCCGTGGAACTGCTCAAGGTTCTCCTGAAACTGACGGCGGACAAACACGGCGTCGCCGCCAAGGTCATCGCCAACAGTGACGATCTGGACAAGATCGCCGCCGAAGGTGAAAACGCCACCGTGGCGGCTTTGACCGGCTGGCGGCGCGAACTTTTCGGTGATGTGGCGCTGAAACTCATCAATGGCGAAGTGGCGCTGCGTTTTGCCGGCAAGAAGGTCGAGGCGGTTGAGGTGAGCGGGTCGTAA